One stretch of Microvirga lotononidis DNA includes these proteins:
- the arsC gene encoding arsenate reductase (glutaredoxin) (This arsenate reductase requires both glutathione and glutaredoxin to convert arsenate to arsenite, after which the efflux transporter formed by ArsA and ArsB can extrude the arsenite from the cell, providing resistance.), translating into MDVIIYHNPQCGTSRNTLGLIRNAGIEPHIIEYLKTPPTRLLLRQLIDRMGGSVRDVIREKGTPYSELGLGDPSLSDDQLLDAMMAHPILINRPIVVTPLGVRLCRPSETVIDILPPQQGEFVKEDGEPVIDASGRRVGVA; encoded by the coding sequence ATGGACGTGATCATCTACCACAATCCGCAATGCGGGACCTCGCGCAATACCTTGGGGCTGATCCGCAATGCCGGGATCGAGCCGCATATCATCGAGTATCTGAAGACCCCGCCGACGCGCCTGCTCCTGCGCCAGCTGATCGACCGCATGGGAGGAAGCGTCCGCGATGTGATCCGCGAAAAGGGAACGCCCTATTCGGAGCTCGGGCTCGGTGATCCCTCCTTGAGCGACGACCAGCTCCTCGATGCGATGATGGCGCATCCGATCCTGATCAACCGGCCCATCGTGGTCACGCCCCTGGGCGTCAGGCTATGCCGCCCGTCCGAGACGGTGATCGACATCCTGCCGCCGCAGCAGGGCGAGTTCGTCAAGGAAGACGGCGAGCCGGTGATCGATGCCTCCGGGCGCCGCGTCGGCGTGGCCTAG